In Uranotaenia lowii strain MFRU-FL chromosome 2, ASM2978415v1, whole genome shotgun sequence, one genomic interval encodes:
- the LOC129747010 gene encoding uncharacterized protein LOC129747010, producing the protein MAGRGQKGYVRNRNESLTSDKQKFEAKYNAAIGAYKNYLQEFQLMLVTKERRMNDVLARREIPLWFQELSDQQVEAMDKLLEAVRDDSDEGTVFRCQALLKVLGVVPLCPVLVIREALILAKENDLSFLWFLLELYYSKVERQGIDHSYTNNERLIMSAICHLDIMTTLRGLEKILPPKKERCCSKRTKPKCIVQYCSPYLEPQGVRKPLLNSAFDFRPEAPLCIGRYASYRDQHFVIPNEASRWFAKLSRSNQTEKPVEAQPKKPEEMTPATCDSAELIVRELLNDQICHMVDHEVDRENLCRKHRDMQKRRNKLLSLVNKRSVVREKLDNEVLSVEEQMKRCEKECREKRMIQLMLKHLINDSIVACMLTPRSKCPECWEAYEHQRRLQSGATCSCAKEPGIFCLRNMMKKGGPIEKYFTCCKGTVPFEFDYRKILDYEPQRPQCPVKEAIRVALGVQEEEHDESKAISRCMNEMWRCEIKLWNERFLQGQKEVESKQAPKDLLDYKCIESTDPEFLRMLLKRGLLKLTEDTKYVLATFPEAHKLPFLNAWIQDRYGAKMSSEEKNELLQESKHFWDWLIPRATKMRWPVCRDLRMFGRVNWNYKDRLQSDAIEHLTKFYHKFKNIQIQEARLYWNTMDPYHTNVDRFRQIFNDYQPNCETRIEPMIRPWHKFEFHPNPPMLKASDSKILG; encoded by the exons ATGGCTGGAAGAGGTCAAAAG GGTTATGTTAGAAACCGAAATGAATCTTTAACAtctgataaacaaaaattcgaaGCTAAGTATAATGCTGCCATTGGTGCTTATAAGAACTACCTGCAAGAGTTCCAGCTGATGCTGGTCACGAAAG AACGTAGAATGAATGACGTACTTGCCCGCCGGGAAATCCCCCTATGGTTCCAAGAACTTTCCGATCAACAGGTTGAAGCAATGGACAAGCTTTTGGAGGCAGTTCGAGATGATTCTGATGAAGGTACCGTTTTTCGGTGTCAGGCGTTGCTTAAAGTGCTTGGCGTGGTTCCACTCTGCCCAGTTTTAGTCATACGAGAGGCATTGATTCTAGCAAAAGAAAATGATCTTTCCTTCCTTTGGTTCCTATTGGAGTTATATTACTCCAAAGTGGAGCGTCAGGGCATTGATCATAGCTACACAAATAACGAACGTTTAATTATGTCAGCTATTTGTCATTTAGATATAATGACCACGCTGAGGGGATTGGAAAAAATACTTCCTCCTAAAAAAGAACGTTGTTGTTCCAAACGCACCAAACCAAAGTGCATTGTTCAGTACTGTTCGCCATATTTGGAACCGCAGGGCGTTAGAAAGCCACTCTTGAACTCGGCTTTCGATTTTCGCCCAGAAGCTCCGCTTTGCATTGGTCGTTATGCTAGCTATCGCGATCAGCATTTCGTCATTCCAAACGAAGCGTCTCGTTGGTTTGCCAAGCTCAGTCGATCCAATCAAACTGAGAAGCCGGTGGAAGCACAACCCAAAAAACCCGAGGAAATGACGCCTGCCACTTGTGATAGTGCCGAGCTTATTGTTCGAGAGCTGTTGAATGATCAGATCTGCCATATGGTTGATCATGAAGTCGACAGGGAAAACTTGTGCCGAAAACACAGGGACATGCAGAAACGAAGAAATAAGCTGCTCAGCTTGGTCAACAAAAGATCGGTTGTCAG AGAGAAACTCGATAACGAAGTGCTCTCGGTCGAAGAACAAATGAAACGGTGTGAGAAGGAGTGTCGTGAGAAACGTATGATCCAATTGATGCTGAAACATTTGATCAACGATTCCATAGTGGCCTGCATGCTTACGCCAAGGTCCAAATGCCCCGAATGCTGGGAGGCCTACGAACATCAACGGAGGCTTCAGTCCGGTGCCACGTGTTCATGTGCCAAAGAACCGGGTATTTTCTGTTTGCGAAATATGATGAAAAAGGGCGGCCCGATAGAAAAATACTTTACCTGTTGCAAGGGGACGGTTCCTTTCGAATTTGATTATCGCAAGATTCTCGATTATGAGCCTCAGAGGCCACAGTGTCCAGTGAAGGAAGCAATTCGCGTGGCCCTCGGTGTGCAAGAGGAGGAGCATGATGAATCGAAAGCGATTTCTCGCTGTATGAATGAAATGTGGCGTTGTGAGATCAAGCTTTGGAACGAACGGTTCCTCCAGGGACAGAAAGAAGTCGAATCCAAACAGGCGCCGAAAGATTTACTCGACTATAAGTGTATCGAATCAACGGATCCCGAGTTTTTAAGAATGTTGTTGAAG AGGGGCCTACTGAAGCTAACAGAAGATACCAAATATGTACTGGCAACCTTCCCGGAAGCACATAAGCTACCATTCTTGAATGCCTGGATACAGGACCGGTACGGCGCAAAAATGTCAAGCGAGGAGAAAAACGAACTACTGCAGGAAAGCAAACATTTCTGGGACTGGTTGATTCCACGGGCCACGAAAATGCGCTGGCCAGTCTGTCGCGATTTACGAATGTTTGGGCGGGTCAATTGGAACTACAAGGACAGACTGCAATCTGAT GCAATTGAGCACCTCACGAAATTCTATCACAAATTCAAGAACATTCAAATTCAGGAAGCTCGACTCTACTGGAACACAATGGACCCATACCATACCAATGTAGACCGGTTCAGGCAAATATTCAACGACTATCAGCCGAACTGCGAAACCCGGATAGAGCCAATGATTCGACCATGGCACAAGTTCGAGTTTCACCCGAATCCACCGATGTTGAAGGCCAGTGATAGTAAAATATTGGGCTAA
- the LOC129747013 gene encoding multiple inositol polyphosphate phosphatase 1 isoform X1, with translation MYPRWLLPLINCCFLLAVLSEVQGQAQHCTEKPWEIVHRKLATKTPYRHILRDDELKPLHLDGCRVSRVWGLFRHGTRNPSAKVIERMNSDLPQIKDEILQHGRLCRKELALFERWQPRLRNPEEEKLLVDEGADELEHIGRRFRQRYRDSLPEVYNKKDYFFKFTKTERAENSAKNFSIGLFGRQEDIEFPEALHKDPILRFYKLCERWRLNIKKNPDAVREVDLFYDSKVMKEVISKISKKVGTFVDAESIHLMYQTCAFETAWTKKYVSPWCFLFDKASIKALEFGEDLEYYMIDGYGYELTYKQACNAFTDLFKRFDGELEPFTFYFTHSGTLLKALAFLGLYRDDFRLTHRDFERRRQWRVSEIDAFASNLVFTKYECTNGSQVLLTHQEKPIHIPGCPRDSLLCDYNLFKESFSERIETCAFEAMCLLNVPINDELYPDE, from the exons ATGTACCCCCGGTGGTTGCTGCCGCTGATAAATTGTTGCTTCCTGCTGGCGGTTTTGTCCGAGGTCCAAGGTCAAGCCCAGCATTGCACCGAGAAACCTTGGGAGATAGTTCACCGTAAGCTCGCCACCAAAACACCATACCGCCACATACTGCGCGATGACGAACTGAAACCCCTACATTTAGATGGGTGTCGAGTTAGCCGGGTGTGGGGACTGTTCCGTCATGGAACCCGAAATCCTTCGGCCAAAGTCATTGAACGGATGAATAGCGATTTACCGCAAATAAAGGACGAAATATTGCAGCATGGACGGCTTTGTCGGAAGGAGCTGGCGCTATTTGAACGATGGCAACCTCGTTTAAGGAATCCCGAAGAGGAGAAGCTACTGGTGGACGAGGGGGCCGACGAACTAGAACATATTGGACGGAGGTTTAGACAGCGATATCGCGATTCTTTGCCGGAGGTTTATAATAAAaaggattattttttcaaatttaccaaAACCGAACGGGCAGAGAACAGTGCCAAGAATTTTAGCATTGGTTTGTTTGGACGGCAGGAGGACATTGAGTTCCCTGAGGCTCTTCACAAGGACCCAATACTGCGATTCTATAAATTATGCGAGCGCTGGAGGCttaatattaagaaaaatcCGGACGCTGTGCGGGAGGTAGATTTGTTTTACGACAGCAAGGTCATGAAAGAAGTGATATCAAAGATATCGAAAAAGGTCGGTACATTCGTTGATGCCGAGAGCATTCATTTGATGTATCAAACATGTGCGTTCGAAACAGCCTGgaccaaaaaatatgtttcgccCTGGTGTTTCTTGTTTGATAAAGCTTCTATAAAGGCGCTCGAGTTTGGCGAGGATTTGGAATACTACATGATCGACGGCTATGGCTACGAGCTAACGTACAAACAGGCTTGTAACGCTTTCACGGATTTATTCAAACGGTTCGACGGAGAACTGGAACCGTTTACGTTCTACTTCACGCACTCTGGAACGCTGCTGAAGGCGTTGGCTTTCCTAGGACTATACCGTGACGATTTCCGCTTAACCCATCGGGACTTCGAACGTCGAAGACAATGGCGGGTTAGCGAAATCGATGCCTTTGCTAGTAATTTAGTGTTCACAAAATATGA ATGTACAAATGGTTCACAAGTGCTTCTGACCCACCAGGAAAAACCGATCCACATTCCCGGGTGTCCACGGGATAGCCTGTTGTGCGATTACAACCTTTTCAAGGAATCATTTAGCGAAAGAATTGAAACTTGTGCTTTTGAGGCCATGTGTTTACTGAACGTGCCTATAAACGATGAGTT GTATCCTGACGAGTGA
- the LOC129747013 gene encoding multiple inositol polyphosphate phosphatase 1 isoform X2: MYPRWLLPLINCCFLLAVLSEVQGQAQHCTEKPWEIVHRKLATKTPYRHILRDDELKPLHLDGCRVSRVWGLFRHGTRNPSAKVIERMNSDLPQIKDEILQHGRLCRKELALFERWQPRLRNPEEEKLLVDEGADELEHIGRRFRQRYRDSLPEVYNKKDYFFKFTKTERAENSAKNFSIGLFGRQEDIEFPEALHKDPILRFYKLCERWRLNIKKNPDAVREVDLFYDSKVMKEVISKISKKVGTFVDAESIHLMYQTCAFETAWTKKYVSPWCFLFDKASIKALEFGEDLEYYMIDGYGYELTYKQACNAFTDLFKRFDGELEPFTFYFTHSGTLLKALAFLGLYRDDFRLTHRDFERRRQWRVSEIDAFASNLVFTKYECTNGSQVLLTHQEKPIHIPGCPRDSLLCDYNLFKESFSERIETCAFEAMCLLNVPINDEL, from the exons ATGTACCCCCGGTGGTTGCTGCCGCTGATAAATTGTTGCTTCCTGCTGGCGGTTTTGTCCGAGGTCCAAGGTCAAGCCCAGCATTGCACCGAGAAACCTTGGGAGATAGTTCACCGTAAGCTCGCCACCAAAACACCATACCGCCACATACTGCGCGATGACGAACTGAAACCCCTACATTTAGATGGGTGTCGAGTTAGCCGGGTGTGGGGACTGTTCCGTCATGGAACCCGAAATCCTTCGGCCAAAGTCATTGAACGGATGAATAGCGATTTACCGCAAATAAAGGACGAAATATTGCAGCATGGACGGCTTTGTCGGAAGGAGCTGGCGCTATTTGAACGATGGCAACCTCGTTTAAGGAATCCCGAAGAGGAGAAGCTACTGGTGGACGAGGGGGCCGACGAACTAGAACATATTGGACGGAGGTTTAGACAGCGATATCGCGATTCTTTGCCGGAGGTTTATAATAAAaaggattattttttcaaatttaccaaAACCGAACGGGCAGAGAACAGTGCCAAGAATTTTAGCATTGGTTTGTTTGGACGGCAGGAGGACATTGAGTTCCCTGAGGCTCTTCACAAGGACCCAATACTGCGATTCTATAAATTATGCGAGCGCTGGAGGCttaatattaagaaaaatcCGGACGCTGTGCGGGAGGTAGATTTGTTTTACGACAGCAAGGTCATGAAAGAAGTGATATCAAAGATATCGAAAAAGGTCGGTACATTCGTTGATGCCGAGAGCATTCATTTGATGTATCAAACATGTGCGTTCGAAACAGCCTGgaccaaaaaatatgtttcgccCTGGTGTTTCTTGTTTGATAAAGCTTCTATAAAGGCGCTCGAGTTTGGCGAGGATTTGGAATACTACATGATCGACGGCTATGGCTACGAGCTAACGTACAAACAGGCTTGTAACGCTTTCACGGATTTATTCAAACGGTTCGACGGAGAACTGGAACCGTTTACGTTCTACTTCACGCACTCTGGAACGCTGCTGAAGGCGTTGGCTTTCCTAGGACTATACCGTGACGATTTCCGCTTAACCCATCGGGACTTCGAACGTCGAAGACAATGGCGGGTTAGCGAAATCGATGCCTTTGCTAGTAATTTAGTGTTCACAAAATATGA ATGTACAAATGGTTCACAAGTGCTTCTGACCCACCAGGAAAAACCGATCCACATTCCCGGGTGTCCACGGGATAGCCTGTTGTGCGATTACAACCTTTTCAAGGAATCATTTAGCGAAAGAATTGAAACTTGTGCTTTTGAGGCCATGTGTTTACTGAACGTGCCTATAAACGATGAGTTGTAA